A region from the Tahibacter amnicola genome encodes:
- a CDS encoding sensor histidine kinase encodes MTARPDDPPIELRHADALSEALARELYHRGLLGLIPTVPVVGLLWWMLRDASHTRPAITVAFAMIAVIIIARAALVGRHYVTAGRVVDPRRRIRLYALGSGLFGLGLGAMNALAAPVISPIMLVTIALVIAGFTSLSTVSNAPSPLCHLAFVLPSMASVMYGVLVNPAMTLRGTQLTFVILYTAALAVQGWNAHVSVRRTLALSLQLAQANQDLSFSNEAMAREIDERLRAEATLQQRNAQLATANEKLATAQSQLLQSEKLASVGQLAAGVAHEINTPIAYVQTNLKTLRDYLDGVFALLGLYQRAQESADPAAFSERIAQKRQEADIDYVTGDAFTLLDDSEYGLRKVTTIVRGLKDFSRIDVPQTEEADVHMLLDNAINMARHEIGHKARVQKVYGEIPPLRCLPFQLSQVFLNLLVNAAHAIVERGEIRVTTRHEGDFALVAISDTGVGIAPENLPRLFEPFFTTKPIGIGTGLGLSVSWGIVKAHGGTIDVDSVPGKGSTFIVRLPLGGPTSDGAS; translated from the coding sequence ATCGAACTGCGTCACGCGGACGCCCTGAGCGAAGCCCTGGCGCGAGAGCTCTACCATCGTGGACTGCTGGGCCTGATTCCGACGGTGCCGGTCGTCGGACTGCTGTGGTGGATGCTGCGCGATGCCAGCCATACCCGCCCGGCCATCACCGTCGCGTTCGCCATGATTGCCGTGATCATCATCGCGCGCGCCGCGCTGGTCGGGCGGCACTACGTCACCGCGGGACGCGTCGTCGACCCGCGCCGGCGCATCCGCCTGTACGCCCTGGGTTCCGGGCTCTTCGGGCTGGGCCTGGGCGCGATGAACGCGCTGGCGGCGCCGGTGATTTCGCCGATCATGCTGGTGACGATCGCACTGGTCATTGCCGGATTCACGTCCCTGTCGACGGTCAGCAATGCGCCCAGCCCCTTGTGCCATCTCGCATTCGTGCTGCCGAGCATGGCGTCGGTGATGTACGGCGTGCTGGTCAATCCGGCGATGACGCTGCGTGGCACACAATTGACCTTCGTCATCCTGTATACCGCCGCGCTCGCCGTGCAGGGATGGAATGCGCACGTCTCAGTGCGCCGCACGCTAGCGCTCAGCCTGCAGCTGGCCCAGGCCAACCAGGACCTGTCCTTTTCGAACGAGGCCATGGCCAGAGAGATTGACGAGCGATTGCGTGCGGAAGCGACGCTGCAACAACGCAATGCCCAGCTTGCCACCGCCAACGAGAAGCTGGCGACCGCACAGAGCCAGCTGCTGCAGTCGGAGAAATTGGCGTCAGTCGGGCAATTGGCCGCAGGCGTCGCACACGAGATCAACACGCCGATCGCCTATGTACAGACCAATCTGAAAACGCTTCGCGACTATCTGGACGGTGTTTTCGCCCTTCTCGGTCTCTACCAGCGCGCGCAGGAGTCTGCCGATCCGGCTGCCTTTTCCGAACGCATCGCGCAGAAGCGCCAGGAGGCCGACATCGACTACGTCACGGGCGATGCCTTCACGCTCCTGGATGATTCCGAGTACGGTCTGCGCAAGGTGACGACGATTGTCCGCGGACTGAAGGACTTCTCGCGTATCGATGTGCCGCAGACCGAGGAAGCGGATGTGCACATGCTGCTGGACAACGCCATCAACATGGCGAGGCACGAAATCGGCCACAAGGCACGTGTGCAGAAGGTCTACGGTGAGATTCCACCGCTGCGCTGCCTGCCGTTCCAGTTGAGCCAGGTCTTTCTGAATCTCCTGGTAAACGCGGCGCACGCCATCGTCGAGCGCGGCGAGATCCGCGTCACCACGCGCCATGAGGGTGATTTCGCCCTGGTCGCCATCAGCGATACTGGCGTGGGCATCGCGCCGGAAAACCTCCCGCGCCTGTTCGAGCCATTCTTCACGACCAAGCCGATCGGGATCGGCACCGGGCTGGGCCTGTCGGTGTCCTGGGGCATCGTGAAGGCGCATGGCGGCACGATCGATGTCGATAGTGTGCCGGGCAAAGGCAGCACATTCATCGTACGTCTTCCGCTGGGAGGTCCAACCAGCGATGGGGCGTCGTGA
- a CDS encoding ATP-grasp domain-containing protein, with translation MPTLILTPRQTPDSRALWKAASQMGWQTERLGSWRIPEHVRSASEPVLYAEALFGPDLAADLGLRLLHAPDDWLPTLPERYRRRRVELMTLAECRKVPGDHFIKPPGDKSFPAAVYDAQTLPVLDDDTQPVLVAEIVHWAMEYRCFVLDRRVETWSVYLRDGDLPEEGGYGATAAEATAVIGFMDALLADPSVVLPRACVVDIGYIADRGWACVEPNGAWGAGLYGCDPVKALGVIRHASERR, from the coding sequence ATGCCGACACTGATCCTGACACCCCGACAGACGCCCGATTCACGCGCACTCTGGAAGGCGGCCAGCCAGATGGGCTGGCAGACAGAACGCCTGGGCAGCTGGCGCATTCCCGAGCACGTGAGATCGGCGTCCGAGCCGGTCCTGTATGCCGAAGCGTTGTTTGGTCCGGATCTGGCGGCGGATCTCGGCCTGCGCCTGTTGCATGCGCCGGACGACTGGCTGCCGACGCTGCCGGAACGGTATCGGCGGCGCCGGGTGGAGTTGATGACACTTGCCGAATGCCGGAAGGTACCAGGCGACCATTTCATCAAGCCGCCCGGCGACAAAAGCTTTCCTGCTGCCGTATACGACGCGCAGACGCTTCCCGTTCTTGACGACGACACGCAGCCTGTCCTGGTCGCCGAAATTGTCCACTGGGCCATGGAGTACCGATGCTTTGTCCTCGACCGGCGCGTTGAAACCTGGTCCGTGTACCTGCGCGACGGTGATCTCCCCGAGGAAGGCGGCTATGGCGCCACGGCTGCCGAGGCGACCGCTGTCATCGGCTTCATGGACGCATTGCTTGCCGACCCGAGCGTCGTGCTTCCTCGTGCCTGCGTGGTCGACATCGGATACATCGCCGATCGTGGCTGGGCCTGCGTCGAACCGAACGGCGCCTGGGGCGCCGGTCTGTATGGATGCGATCCGGTCAAGGCACTGGGCGTCATCCGCCACGCGAGCGAACGCCGCTGA
- a CDS encoding DUF1579 family protein, with protein sequence MKVIYSVFLAFAASAAVAAEAPPPKPCTAPAYRQFDFWLGEWDVFNPAGKHVGKNRIESILNGCGVAEHWTGDTGVRGTSYNAYDQRHGHWNQYWVSDDADVLWLTGSAEGKGMLLSGEQPDPQSGKPVRHRVRWTPQDDGSVRQVWESSSDAGKSWNTVFEGLYRRAGKSG encoded by the coding sequence ATGAAGGTCATCTACAGTGTATTTCTGGCTTTTGCGGCAAGCGCAGCGGTCGCCGCGGAAGCCCCGCCCCCCAAACCATGCACGGCACCCGCCTACCGCCAGTTCGATTTCTGGCTGGGCGAGTGGGATGTGTTCAATCCCGCCGGCAAGCACGTCGGCAAGAACCGCATCGAATCCATCTTGAACGGCTGCGGCGTGGCCGAACATTGGACCGGCGATACGGGCGTCCGGGGCACCAGCTACAACGCCTATGACCAGCGCCACGGCCACTGGAACCAGTACTGGGTGTCGGACGACGCCGATGTGCTGTGGTTGACGGGCAGCGCCGAGGGCAAGGGAATGCTCCTTTCCGGCGAACAGCCCGATCCCCAGTCAGGCAAACCGGTGCGCCACCGCGTGCGCTGGACGCCCCAGGACGACGGCAGCGTACGCCAGGTCTGGGAATCCTCCAGCGACGCCGGCAAATCCTGGAACACCGTCTTCGAAGGCCTTTACCGCCGCGCCGGAAAGTCCGGCTAG
- a CDS encoding YkgJ family cysteine cluster protein translates to MQHPCLTCGACCARFRVAFHWSESTLYSPDGMDVRLTEKLDPHRLCMRGTDGPASHCIALAGTVGVDARCTQYAHRPSPCRELLPAWENGEPSPQCDKARAHYGLPPLTPETWR, encoded by the coding sequence ATGCAGCATCCTTGTCTGACTTGCGGCGCCTGTTGCGCCCGCTTCCGCGTCGCTTTCCACTGGTCGGAGTCCACGCTCTATTCGCCCGACGGCATGGACGTACGCCTGACCGAAAAACTGGACCCGCATCGTCTGTGCATGCGCGGCACCGACGGGCCGGCCTCGCACTGCATCGCGCTGGCCGGAACGGTGGGCGTCGACGCCCGATGCACCCAGTACGCGCACCGGCCGTCGCCCTGCCGCGAGCTGCTTCCCGCGTGGGAGAACGGCGAACCCAGTCCGCAGTGCGACAAGGCGCGTGCCCACTACGGCCTGCCTCCGCTGACGCCGGAAACGTGGCGCTAG
- the queF gene encoding NADPH-dependent 7-cyano-7-deazaguanine reductase QueF (Catalyzes the NADPH-dependent reduction of 7-cyano-7-deazaguanine (preQ0) to 7-aminomethyl-7-deazaguanine (preQ1) in queuosine biosynthesis), translating into MNPVEHSPLGKTVAYRDDYDPTLLYPIPRVGKRAEIGLAEALPFHGVDIWNAYELSWLDPKGKPHVAIAEFRIPAQSPNIIESKSFKLYLNSFAQTHLVDAAELVARMTRDLSAAAGAPVAVEVFGRARFSALGLSEPAGECIDELDIAIHDYGPPRADYLAADDSQVVDETLVSHLLKSNCPVTGQPDWASVQVAYRGPRIDREGLLRYLVGFRRHNDFHEQCVERVFMDISRRCAPQALTVYARYTRRGGLDINPWRSTEPGVPPNDRTARQ; encoded by the coding sequence ATGAATCCGGTCGAACATTCCCCGCTTGGCAAGACCGTCGCCTATCGCGATGACTACGATCCTACGCTGCTCTATCCGATTCCCCGCGTGGGCAAGCGGGCGGAGATCGGACTGGCAGAAGCCCTGCCGTTCCACGGCGTGGACATCTGGAATGCCTATGAATTGTCCTGGCTGGACCCAAAGGGCAAGCCACACGTGGCCATTGCCGAGTTCCGCATACCGGCGCAGTCGCCGAATATCATCGAGTCCAAGTCGTTCAAGCTTTATCTCAATTCCTTCGCCCAGACACACTTGGTCGATGCTGCTGAACTGGTAGCGCGAATGACGCGGGATCTATCCGCGGCGGCCGGTGCTCCGGTGGCGGTAGAGGTGTTCGGTCGCGCCCGGTTCTCCGCGCTTGGCCTGAGCGAGCCAGCGGGGGAATGCATTGACGAGCTGGATATCGCCATTCACGACTATGGCCCACCACGGGCGGACTATCTGGCAGCAGACGACAGCCAGGTGGTGGACGAGACGCTGGTATCGCACCTGCTCAAATCCAATTGCCCGGTGACGGGCCAGCCGGATTGGGCCAGCGTGCAGGTCGCCTACCGGGGGCCGCGGATCGACCGCGAGGGGTTGCTTCGGTATCTCGTGGGATTTCGCCGTCACAACGATTTCCACGAACAATGTGTAGAACGCGTCTTCATGGACATATCCCGGCGCTGCGCGCCGCAGGCGCTGACGGTCTACGCACGCTATACACGGCGCGGCGGCCTGGACATCAATCCGTGGCGCTCCACCGAGCCCGGGGTGCCGCCCAACGATCGCACCGCTCGGCAATAG
- a CDS encoding acyl-CoA thioesterase, giving the protein MSVPAPLASEARLIEIVFPDHTNHLGTLFGGQALAWMDKAAFVVATRYARRTVVTARSEQVDFRQPVRQGQLVELIARIVETGRSSMQVEVDLVAEDPLTGDARLCTRGRFVMIALDSHGQPTAVPPLATGPAD; this is encoded by the coding sequence ATGTCCGTACCCGCTCCCCTCGCCAGCGAGGCGCGTCTGATCGAGATCGTCTTTCCCGATCACACCAACCACCTGGGTACCTTGTTCGGCGGCCAGGCGCTTGCCTGGATGGACAAGGCGGCCTTCGTCGTCGCGACCCGCTATGCGCGTCGCACGGTCGTGACCGCGCGGTCCGAACAGGTCGATTTCCGGCAGCCGGTTCGGCAGGGACAGCTGGTGGAGCTGATCGCCCGGATTGTGGAGACCGGACGCAGTTCCATGCAGGTGGAAGTCGATCTCGTCGCCGAAGATCCGCTGACCGGTGACGCCCGCCTTTGTACGCGTGGCCGTTTCGTCATGATCGCCCTGGATTCGCACGGCCAGCCCACTGCGGTTCCGCCGCTGGCAACCGGCCCCGCGGATTAG
- a CDS encoding ribonucleotide-diphosphate reductase subunit beta, translated as MSAAKLLDPGFNLTLRPMRYPRFYDMYRDAIRNTWTVEEVDFSLDVNDLRQKFGPAERHLIERLVAFFATGDSIVANNLVLNLYKHINAPEARMYLSRQLYEEALHVQFYLTLLDTYLPEPEARAKAFDAVENIPSIKQKAEFCFRWMDSINRLDRVETREQRRQFLLNLICFAACIEGLFFFAAFAYVYYLRSRGLLHGLASGTNWVFRDESGHMAFAFEVIRVAREEEPGLFDADLEAEIGRMLDEAIACEQQFAEDVLSGGVAGLSLKDMRQYLEYVADQRLTQLGLAKRYGARNPFAFMDLQDVQELTNFFERRVSAYQVAVEGEVTFDAAF; from the coding sequence ATGTCTGCCGCCAAACTGCTCGATCCCGGTTTCAACCTGACCCTGCGTCCGATGCGCTATCCGCGCTTCTACGACATGTACCGGGACGCGATCCGCAACACCTGGACGGTGGAAGAGGTCGATTTCTCCCTTGACGTGAACGACCTGCGCCAGAAATTCGGACCGGCCGAGCGGCACCTCATCGAGCGCCTCGTTGCCTTCTTCGCCACGGGCGATTCGATCGTCGCGAACAACCTGGTACTCAATCTCTACAAGCACATCAATGCGCCCGAAGCGCGCATGTACCTGTCGCGCCAGCTGTACGAGGAAGCCCTGCACGTGCAGTTCTACCTCACCCTGCTCGACACCTACCTGCCGGAACCCGAGGCACGCGCCAAGGCGTTCGACGCTGTGGAGAACATTCCCTCGATCAAGCAGAAGGCCGAGTTCTGCTTCCGCTGGATGGACTCCATCAACCGTCTCGATCGCGTCGAAACGCGCGAGCAGCGGCGCCAGTTCCTGCTGAACCTCATCTGCTTCGCCGCCTGCATTGAAGGCCTGTTCTTCTTTGCGGCGTTCGCCTACGTCTATTACCTGCGCTCGCGCGGCCTGCTGCACGGCCTGGCCTCCGGCACCAACTGGGTGTTCCGCGACGAGTCGGGCCACATGGCTTTCGCGTTCGAAGTGATCCGCGTGGCGCGCGAGGAGGAACCGGGCCTTTTCGACGCGGACCTTGAAGCCGAGATCGGCCGCATGCTCGACGAAGCCATCGCCTGCGAACAGCAGTTTGCCGAGGACGTGCTTTCGGGCGGTGTGGCCGGCCTGTCGCTCAAGGATATGCGTCAGTACCTGGAGTACGTCGCGGACCAGCGCCTGACCCAGCTGGGTCTGGCCAAGCGCTACGGCGCGCGCAATCCTTTTGCCTTCATGGACCTGCAGGACGTGCAGGAACTGACCAACTTCTTCGAGCGCCGCGTGTCGGCGTATCAGGTTGCCGTGGAAGGTGAAGTGACGTTCGACGCCGCCTTCTGA